One part of the Bacteroidia bacterium genome encodes these proteins:
- a CDS encoding polyphosphate kinase 2 family protein produces the protein MRFIDIKPYLADGSKKIKLSKFPNKVQECYEDKKDYKDQLSDYREEIDELQNMMYAHDRYGMLLIFQAMDAAGKDSTIRHVMSGINAHGVEVSAFKAPSKEELDHDFMWRTTRRFPPRGRIGIFNRSYYEEVLVVKVHPKIVQKYQRIPPEQIEDLDKVWQDRYQDIRNLEDYAFRNGIQVVKFFLNVSKEEQKNRFLARIDTPSKNWKFSGGDVEERGHWDKYMEAYEDAINETARPTAPWYLVPADDKKNMRLIVSQIILQHMEKLDMAYPKLDAETMAELEGYKQRLQNE, from the coding sequence ATGAGATTTATAGATATAAAGCCCTACCTGGCTGATGGTTCAAAAAAGATCAAATTGAGTAAATTCCCGAACAAGGTTCAGGAGTGTTATGAGGATAAGAAGGACTATAAAGATCAATTGTCAGATTATCGGGAGGAAATCGATGAGTTGCAAAACATGATGTATGCCCATGACCGATATGGGATGTTATTGATCTTCCAGGCCATGGATGCAGCAGGAAAAGATAGTACCATCCGCCACGTAATGTCTGGCATCAATGCGCATGGGGTTGAGGTATCTGCGTTCAAAGCCCCAAGCAAAGAAGAACTGGATCATGATTTTATGTGGAGAACGACCCGTAGATTTCCTCCTCGTGGGAGAATAGGGATTTTTAATAGATCCTATTATGAAGAAGTATTGGTTGTAAAGGTACATCCTAAGATTGTGCAGAAATACCAAAGAATTCCTCCAGAGCAAATTGAGGATTTGGATAAAGTCTGGCAGGATCGCTACCAGGATATTCGGAATCTGGAGGATTATGCTTTCCGAAATGGAATTCAGGTAGTCAAGTTTTTTCTAAATGTCTCTAAGGAGGAGCAGAAAAACCGATTCCTGGCACGGATTGATACCCCTTCGAAGAACTGGAAGTTTTCGGGAGGAGATGTCGAAGAAAGAGGACACTGGGATAAGTATATGGAGGCCTATGAAGATGCCATCAATGAAACGGCTCGACCCACTGCTCCCTGGTACCTGGTTCCAGCAGATGATAAAAAGAATATGCGCCTGATTGTATCTCAGATCATATTGCAGCATATGGAAAAACTGGATATGGCTTATCCTAAACTGGATGCAGAAACTATGGCCGAGCTAGAAGGATATAAACAAAGGCTGCAGAATGAATAA
- a CDS encoding BatD family protein translates to MPKQLFIFCLFVYLLPVSSDAQNLKAQINKTHLEASEILKLDLTILSRKKIEEPHFPDITGFRKGKLISPKLSRGSRREATYSQLYYPLALGEFKIPSFPVYVEDRKIFTDPLSGKVIEDSGISPAFQEVKFPVELISRLEPIDVYKGQAVKLDICLKLDEKYLNNFSFPDLEKIEQEIIAQLDDGAFDWEVIPKRMIKNISEKSSPEDQDLLSLCSIYLIPKKQGNIDLPAFQLQLRKKWLRKKGNNRKASEDYSIRYYPAEFISRISRLSVSSLPPTSLPLSATVGEFQIKDSLNKSNYFCGEPIRLFVEVSGIGNLRAVPRLRLKGPESFLIYDPLSRPELIPDHEALKGKKTFIYELVASQAGDYRIPPLSLYYFNPRKNSYDSTYSDSIYLSIQGEAIPQLLEINTLDNFYRIALKDSSNTPPYRIEGINSWILGASGAILILLLLSFFQPAYWFFGKNKQKAALSPGLKKLLQNKKA, encoded by the coding sequence ATGCCCAAACAACTGTTCATTTTTTGTTTGTTCGTTTATTTATTACCTGTTAGCTCAGACGCACAAAACCTAAAGGCACAAATAAATAAGACTCATCTGGAAGCTTCGGAGATCCTGAAGCTTGACCTTACTATATTAAGTCGTAAAAAAATTGAGGAACCCCATTTTCCTGATATCACTGGATTCAGGAAAGGGAAATTGATTAGTCCCAAATTAAGCAGGGGAAGTAGAAGGGAAGCTACTTATTCTCAATTGTATTATCCACTTGCGCTGGGAGAATTCAAAATCCCCTCCTTTCCCGTTTATGTTGAAGATCGAAAAATATTTACCGATCCTCTATCCGGAAAGGTCATTGAAGATTCGGGAATATCTCCAGCTTTTCAAGAAGTAAAATTCCCCGTTGAACTGATTAGCCGTCTGGAACCCATAGATGTATATAAAGGTCAGGCAGTGAAACTGGACATTTGTCTCAAACTGGATGAGAAATACCTGAATAATTTTTCTTTCCCTGATTTAGAAAAAATAGAACAAGAAATCATTGCTCAACTCGATGATGGCGCTTTTGATTGGGAAGTGATTCCTAAGCGAATGATAAAGAACATTTCTGAGAAGTCGAGCCCCGAGGATCAGGACCTCTTGTCTCTCTGCAGTATTTACCTTATCCCCAAGAAGCAAGGGAATATTGATCTGCCGGCTTTTCAATTACAACTGAGAAAAAAATGGCTGCGTAAGAAAGGAAATAATCGCAAAGCGAGCGAAGACTACTCTATCCGATACTATCCTGCAGAATTTATCAGTAGAATTTCCCGACTTTCGGTTTCATCTCTTCCTCCTACTTCTTTGCCTTTATCAGCGACTGTAGGAGAATTTCAGATCAAGGATAGTCTGAATAAAAGCAATTATTTCTGTGGAGAGCCTATAAGACTATTCGTTGAAGTAAGTGGCATTGGAAATTTAAGAGCTGTTCCCAGATTAAGACTAAAGGGCCCTGAGAGTTTTTTGATATATGATCCCCTCTCACGTCCTGAACTCATCCCGGATCATGAAGCCCTTAAAGGGAAAAAGACCTTTATATATGAACTCGTCGCTTCTCAAGCTGGAGATTATCGCATACCTCCCCTGAGTTTGTACTATTTCAATCCCCGAAAAAACAGCTATGACTCTACTTACTCAGACTCAATTTATCTAAGTATACAAGGAGAGGCCATCCCTCAACTTCTTGAGATCAATACCCTCGATAATTTTTACCGAATTGCATTGAAGGATAGCAGCAATACTCCCCCTTACAGAATTGAGGGAATAAACAGCTGGATTCTTGGCGCATCCGGTGCGATTTTGATCCTGTTATTGTTGAGTTTTTTCCAACCCGCATACTGGTTTTTCGGCAAGAATAAGCAAAAAGCAGCCCTTTCTCCCGGTCTGAAAAAGTTACTACAAAACAAAAAGGCCTAA
- the msrB gene encoding peptide-methionine (R)-S-oxide reductase MsrB produces the protein MEKVVKTEEEWKELLTPEQFRVARGHGTERAFTGKYWDNKTEGTYTCVACGLPLFASDTKFKSGTGWPSFYEPIQEEHVGEDRDTSYGMVRTEVHCNRCESHLGHIFPDGPRPTGLRYCINSASLNFVPQSETAEKSDNN, from the coding sequence ATTGAAAAGGTCGTCAAGACAGAAGAAGAATGGAAAGAACTTTTGACTCCTGAGCAATTTAGAGTTGCCAGAGGTCATGGAACTGAAAGAGCTTTCACAGGTAAATATTGGGACAACAAAACTGAAGGCACCTACACATGTGTAGCTTGTGGACTTCCATTGTTCGCCTCTGACACCAAGTTTAAGTCAGGAACGGGCTGGCCCAGTTTTTATGAACCCATACAGGAAGAACATGTAGGAGAAGATCGCGACACTTCATATGGAATGGTCAGAACCGAAGTTCACTGTAATCGATGTGAATCTCACCTGGGACACATCTTTCCAGATGGGCCAAGACCTACCGGATTGCGCTATTGCATAAATTCGGCATCCCTCAACTTTGTTCCTCAATCTGAGACCGCAGAGAAGAGCGATAACAACTAA
- the rplU gene encoding 50S ribosomal protein L21, whose amino-acid sequence MYAIVDIKGHQFKVEQGQKLYVNRMEQEPGESVEIKEVLLVDNDGKVAVGKPFVKGASVSVKVLDHLKDDKIIVFKKKRRKGYRVKNGHRQALSQIEVEAIKG is encoded by the coding sequence ATGTACGCAATTGTAGATATCAAAGGACATCAGTTCAAAGTAGAGCAGGGCCAGAAGCTTTACGTAAATCGTATGGAGCAGGAGCCCGGTGAAAGTGTGGAGATTAAAGAAGTACTTCTTGTAGACAATGACGGAAAGGTAGCCGTAGGCAAACCTTTTGTTAAAGGTGCGAGTGTCTCCGTGAAAGTACTGGATCACCTAAAAGATGATAAAATCATCGTTTTTAAGAAAAAAAGACGCAAAGGTTACCGCGTAAAAAACGGACACCGTCAAGCGCTTTCTCAAATTGAAGTTGAAGCTATCAAAGGGTAA
- the rpmA gene encoding 50S ribosomal protein L27, with protein MAHKKGGGSSRNGRESESKRLGVKIYGGQKVIPGNIIVRQRGTKFRAGEGVGMGKDHTLYSLSEGTVKFTTRTYNQKTRKVVSVEEAAE; from the coding sequence ATGGCACATAAGAAAGGGGGAGGTAGCTCCCGAAACGGACGTGAATCAGAAAGTAAACGCCTTGGCGTAAAGATTTACGGTGGACAAAAAGTAATTCCTGGCAACATCATCGTTCGCCAAAGAGGAACAAAATTTAGAGCCGGAGAAGGAGTTGGAATGGGAAAAGACCATACCCTCTACTCTCTTTCTGAAGGAACGGTTAAATTCACTACACGTACCTACAACCAGAAAACTCGTAAGGTTGTAAGTGTAGAAGAAGCCGCAGAATAA
- a CDS encoding alcohol dehydrogenase family protein — MNAITFHKQYKIGTEKVSDPVILDQRDAIVKVKFAALCGSDLHVYRGHEKGQDPGTVMGHEFVGEVVELGKEVKNIQKGDWVVSPFTTNCGRCYYCRIGLSCRCEEGQLFGWVSGGKGLQGAQAEYVRVPLADSSLLSFSKDLPAEQVLFSGDILSTGYYCASRADLQLDELAVVIGCGPVGLMSILSARELGAKKVIAIDAVPERLAIAEKFGAIAVNFKEEDAIEQVKEHSEGRGASSIMEAVGASSAGRLAFDIARPGATISTVGVHTSNHIDFSPVEAYDKNITYRIGRAPARAYMDKMIHLIASGKYPIGEIVSHRLALENSVHAYEIFDQKKEACLKVVFDMK, encoded by the coding sequence ATGAATGCCATAACTTTCCATAAGCAATATAAAATAGGCACTGAAAAAGTTTCGGACCCTGTTATTTTGGATCAAAGAGATGCTATCGTAAAAGTTAAATTTGCAGCACTATGTGGATCAGATCTACATGTGTATCGAGGGCATGAGAAGGGACAGGATCCCGGGACGGTAATGGGACATGAATTTGTGGGAGAAGTTGTGGAGCTGGGGAAAGAGGTGAAAAATATTCAAAAAGGGGATTGGGTAGTTTCTCCATTTACTACCAACTGTGGCAGATGCTACTACTGCCGGATCGGTTTGAGTTGTCGCTGCGAAGAAGGACAATTGTTTGGATGGGTATCAGGAGGCAAAGGTCTTCAGGGGGCACAAGCCGAATATGTAAGGGTTCCTCTTGCAGACTCCAGTCTGTTAAGTTTTTCTAAGGATTTGCCCGCAGAGCAAGTGTTGTTTTCGGGTGATATCCTTTCCACAGGATATTATTGTGCCAGTAGAGCAGATTTACAATTAGATGAGTTAGCGGTAGTAATTGGGTGTGGGCCAGTGGGCTTGATGAGTATACTATCTGCCCGCGAACTGGGAGCGAAGAAAGTAATAGCGATAGATGCTGTTCCCGAAAGACTAGCCATCGCAGAGAAGTTTGGCGCAATCGCTGTAAATTTTAAGGAAGAAGACGCGATTGAGCAAGTAAAGGAGCATAGTGAGGGTAGGGGAGCCAGTTCGATAATGGAAGCAGTAGGGGCTTCTTCTGCTGGTCGTCTGGCCTTTGATATAGCGCGCCCAGGAGCTACTATTTCGACAGTAGGTGTCCATACCAGTAATCATATCGATTTCTCACCGGTAGAGGCTTATGATAAAAATATAACGTATCGGATAGGAAGGGCGCCTGCGAGAGCATATATGGACAAAATGATCCATTTGATCGCAAGTGGGAAGTATCCCATAGGAGAGATCGTTTCTCATAGATTGGCCCTGGAAAATTCAGTCCATGCATATGAGATTTTTGATCAAAAGAAAGAAGCTTGTCTCAAGGTTGTTTTTGACATGAAATAA
- a CDS encoding polysaccharide biosynthesis/export family protein, whose product MQQKANLETSPPPTPPVYKIKPLDNLMIKINAFDGSTQEFLNREFGVSEQANGQLNFNPESVYYVSYIVDSEGYLDLPIIGKVKANGLSTWELRDTLNLALKPHMELASTQVKLANLRVTVLGEVKNPGLQYMYNDKNSLLEMIGQAGDMTNFADRTRIQIIRQSETGTISAYIDLSSPVALHSPYYYLMPGDVVYVEPIKPKAFEVSSTSLGVFFSAVTAATLIINLVLELRSNP is encoded by the coding sequence ATGCAGCAAAAGGCAAACTTGGAAACCAGCCCCCCACCTACACCACCTGTTTATAAAATAAAGCCCCTGGACAATCTTATGATTAAGATTAATGCCTTTGATGGCTCTACCCAGGAATTTCTCAATCGTGAGTTTGGTGTCTCAGAACAAGCCAATGGACAGCTAAACTTTAATCCAGAATCCGTATATTATGTAAGTTATATTGTAGATTCAGAAGGATACCTTGATCTGCCCATTATAGGAAAGGTAAAAGCCAATGGTCTCAGCACCTGGGAACTCAGAGATACCCTCAATCTGGCCTTGAAGCCCCATATGGAATTAGCTTCAACCCAGGTAAAATTGGCCAACTTAAGAGTAACGGTCCTTGGAGAAGTTAAAAATCCGGGACTACAGTATATGTACAATGATAAAAATAGCCTACTGGAAATGATTGGTCAGGCTGGAGATATGACAAACTTTGCTGATCGGACCAGAATCCAGATCATCAGGCAAAGTGAAACGGGAACTATCAGTGCTTATATTGACTTAAGTAGTCCTGTGGCATTGCATTCGCCCTATTATTATCTCATGCCGGGAGATGTTGTTTATGTTGAACCCATCAAACCAAAAGCCTTTGAAGTCAGTTCAACTTCTCTAGGTGTATTCTTCTCGGCTGTTACTGCAGCAACCCTAATTATAAATCTGGTACTAGAGTTGCGGAGTAATCCTTAA
- a CDS encoding polysaccharide biosynthesis tyrosine autokinase, producing MDQNNIVLGSESSEINIKGFLRRIWENKLYFAICIPACMALAYLYAKYAPPTYEVATSLLMDVSASSRTIGTDPSSAEAIGTIDAEKNLVNEIGVIKSFNLILKTVDELGFNVSYHTEDGMKSREEYGYFPFEVIQNETSSQAIDIMYNVEILSESEYRLNVNSNEFYVYNPVSKSSREVKQELDFSGTYQFGQEVLHDFFRFTINKPSYRVSMAEFKGIDLFFSLHSVEDLAQGYIDKLDVAQSDLQGSIIQMIIRGEVVQKEIDFLNALTKNYIQSQLNRRKSVGSGQIDYIRESLAQVGENLNTAERQLENYRRDKGAIDISRTATLSLDRINVLEGERGKLELNNLYYRSVLEELKDTSGINSVVMPSTQGINDPVLNDALVDLRKKYAERNRSAQFKGEKSMDIISLDKEIAQARQTIADNINSLVRQSELTLDEKSKQIGLESSKLSRLPSNERNLVKLERDRDSYSNTYNYLKQQLTKIEIAQVNEMPDTQVIDTPRMQGDGPVAPQKMLIYLLGLLVGIFIPLGFIVVSSSVSEHILTIDQIERYAGIPVASSIGHFGMDKYGKIIDEHKWKLVESFRDLSASLQFLLPNSQNNIIGVTSTIPGEGKTFCATNLGMIFAEGGKKILLVDTDLRNPSLVEDIERVKGKGLVNYLRGEIEFINEIIYEHEEIENLHYIPTYPIDGNPHKLLTSPKLKTILNDLRDEYDYIIFDSPPIGLVSDYLLISKYFDIHLFVVRRKYSKLQYLHDIDKIRQRGNLQNMYIIFNDVKDEAFKYGYNNYEYRDSRKIKDIKKKIRK from the coding sequence ATGGATCAAAATAATATTGTACTTGGAAGTGAATCTTCAGAAATCAATATCAAAGGCTTTCTGAGGAGGATTTGGGAAAACAAATTGTATTTCGCAATCTGTATCCCGGCTTGTATGGCTTTGGCTTACCTGTACGCAAAATATGCTCCTCCGACATATGAAGTGGCAACCAGTTTGCTGATGGACGTAAGTGCAAGCTCACGTACAATAGGTACTGACCCAAGTAGTGCTGAAGCAATTGGTACCATAGATGCAGAAAAGAACCTGGTCAATGAAATCGGCGTAATTAAATCTTTCAATTTGATTCTCAAAACCGTCGATGAACTTGGTTTTAATGTGAGCTACCATACGGAAGATGGCATGAAAAGCAGGGAAGAATATGGATACTTCCCTTTTGAAGTGATTCAAAACGAAACCAGTTCTCAAGCCATAGACATTATGTATAATGTTGAAATTCTCTCTGAGAGTGAATACAGACTGAATGTCAATTCCAATGAATTTTATGTGTACAATCCTGTTAGCAAAAGCTCCAGAGAAGTAAAACAGGAATTGGACTTTAGCGGGACCTATCAATTTGGCCAGGAAGTACTTCATGACTTTTTCCGCTTCACCATAAATAAGCCTTCTTACCGGGTCAGCATGGCTGAGTTTAAAGGCATAGATCTCTTTTTCTCTCTTCATAGTGTAGAAGATCTGGCACAGGGATATATAGACAAATTGGATGTCGCCCAAAGTGATCTACAGGGTAGTATTATTCAAATGATCATAAGAGGGGAAGTGGTTCAAAAAGAAATTGATTTTCTAAATGCCCTGACAAAAAATTACATTCAGTCCCAGTTGAATAGACGAAAAAGTGTCGGTTCCGGACAGATAGATTATATAAGAGAAAGTTTGGCTCAGGTTGGTGAAAATCTTAATACCGCTGAGCGTCAATTGGAAAACTACAGAAGGGACAAAGGAGCCATTGATATTTCTCGAACAGCCACTTTATCCCTTGACAGGATCAATGTCTTAGAAGGGGAAAGAGGTAAACTGGAATTAAATAATCTCTATTATAGATCTGTCCTGGAGGAATTAAAAGATACCTCTGGGATCAATAGTGTAGTCATGCCCTCTACACAGGGCATCAATGATCCTGTTTTAAATGACGCTCTCGTTGATTTGAGAAAAAAGTATGCGGAAAGAAATAGAAGTGCTCAATTCAAAGGGGAAAAGAGTATGGACATCATTTCTTTGGACAAAGAAATAGCTCAGGCCAGACAGACAATAGCAGATAATATCAATAGCCTGGTTAGACAATCCGAGTTAACCCTGGATGAGAAATCAAAACAGATAGGCCTGGAAAGCTCTAAACTGAGCCGACTTCCTTCTAATGAGAGAAATCTGGTGAAACTTGAAAGAGATAGAGACTCTTACTCCAACACCTATAATTATCTCAAACAACAATTGACCAAAATTGAGATTGCCCAGGTAAACGAAATGCCCGACACCCAGGTCATTGATACCCCGCGTATGCAGGGCGATGGTCCGGTTGCCCCGCAGAAAATGTTGATTTACCTATTAGGTCTTTTGGTAGGAATCTTCATACCGCTTGGCTTTATCGTAGTATCCAGTTCAGTAAGTGAACATATCCTGACTATAGATCAGATCGAAAGATATGCGGGCATCCCGGTTGCTTCCAGCATTGGACATTTTGGGATGGATAAATATGGAAAGATTATAGATGAGCATAAATGGAAACTGGTAGAATCCTTTCGCGACCTGAGTGCCAGCCTCCAATTCCTTCTTCCCAATAGTCAAAACAATATCATCGGGGTTACTTCAACTATCCCAGGTGAAGGAAAAACCTTTTGCGCTACAAATCTCGGGATGATTTTTGCCGAAGGAGGAAAGAAAATTCTCCTGGTAGATACAGACTTGAGGAATCCGAGTTTGGTAGAAGACATTGAGCGGGTGAAAGGGAAAGGTCTGGTAAATTACCTCAGAGGTGAGATTGAATTTATCAATGAGATCATCTATGAGCATGAAGAAATTGAAAACTTACATTATATCCCAACTTATCCAATAGATGGGAACCCACATAAACTCCTTACAAGCCCAAAACTAAAAACGATCCTGAATGATCTGAGAGATGAGTATGATTATATCATATTCGATTCTCCACCGATCGGCCTGGTTTCAGATTACTTATTGATATCCAAATACTTTGATATTCATCTCTTTGTAGTGAGAAGAAAGTATTCCAAACTGCAGTATCTACACGACATCGACAAGATCCGCCAGAGAGGAAATCTTCAGAACATGTACATCATTTTCAATGATGTTAAAGATGAAGCATTCAAGTACGGATATAACAATTATGAGTATCGCGATTCCAGAAAGATCAAAGACATAAAGAAGAAGATTCGAAAATAG
- a CDS encoding GDP-mannose 4,6-dehydratase → MGNKKGHALVTGGAGFIGSHLCSRMLQEGWEITVIDNLDPYYDQTLKMANVRINQAFEDFHFIEGDIRDESLLAGLDESIDLIVHLAAKAGVRPSIANPLEYQLVNVNGSQNLLEFARQRNIKQFVFSSSSSVYGINPNVPWSENDRVLQPISPYASTKVSGELLGHVYSHLYDIRFIALRFFTVYGPRQRPDLAIHKFVHKILNNEEIPVFGDGSTRRDYTYVMDIVDGILRAVEYDKSMYEVINLASARTISLADMIAGIEKVFGKEAIINRLPEQAGDVPQTYADIEKAKTLLGYEPKTSFEEGLTKFKAWIEQSSILA, encoded by the coding sequence ATGGGAAATAAAAAAGGACATGCACTTGTCACTGGCGGTGCAGGCTTCATAGGTAGTCATCTTTGCTCAAGGATGCTTCAAGAGGGATGGGAGATCACAGTTATAGATAATCTGGATCCATACTATGATCAAACCCTCAAAATGGCAAATGTTAGGATCAATCAGGCTTTTGAAGATTTTCATTTCATTGAAGGGGATATCAGAGATGAAAGTTTATTGGCAGGATTAGATGAAAGTATAGATCTCATTGTACATCTGGCAGCAAAAGCAGGCGTACGCCCCTCAATCGCAAATCCACTTGAATACCAACTGGTCAATGTCAATGGCAGCCAGAATTTGCTGGAATTCGCCCGACAAAGAAATATCAAACAGTTCGTGTTCAGTTCTTCCAGCAGCGTATATGGAATCAATCCCAATGTACCCTGGAGTGAGAATGATCGGGTATTACAGCCCATCAGTCCCTATGCCAGCACCAAAGTCAGTGGAGAGTTGCTGGGACATGTCTACAGTCATCTGTATGACATCAGGTTCATAGCGCTACGCTTCTTTACCGTTTATGGCCCAAGACAACGACCGGACTTAGCTATCCATAAATTTGTGCACAAGATTCTCAATAATGAGGAGATCCCTGTATTTGGAGACGGAAGTACACGAAGAGATTATACCTATGTCATGGACATAGTCGATGGCATATTGAGAGCCGTGGAATACGATAAAAGCATGTACGAAGTAATCAATCTGGCTTCCGCCAGAACCATCAGCCTGGCCGATATGATTGCTGGTATAGAAAAAGTATTTGGGAAAGAAGCGATTATCAATCGCTTGCCAGAACAAGCGGGTGATGTACCTCAAACATATGCAGATATTGAGAAAGCAAAGACCCTTTTGGGATATGAACCCAAAACCAGTTTTGAAGAAGGTTTGACCAAATTCAAAGCCTGGATAGAGCAAAGCTCAATTTTAGCCTGA
- a CDS encoding O-antigen ligase family protein — MDEQVEKVPQGPIVDVESAIRDAIAAGASDLPSPEELEFSTATMLALVAMSLLTIYFVWKSKGTLLQKLIAFLTCHFLLTGEYDYAYTIPAPGFEFQPSRLLFFAFSAILFVDHFFKRKLNSEKNDGPKSYAWFEIWLFCLVVYNIISQFFHLDELELKEVIVTSMYQLYILIIYVTIKKYASKELMRLIGISMISGAVIASFIAMYQFVIDPLAMRIGDYRIAFGPLLRANGTFTNEYFYAYFVIIALCWTMIYVKRMMLRNILMAIFIVGVFISFQRMSWLILSLIMALYIFKIAKIRYDVLAFLSIGGMIVLIAISLIFSRQIMNSTLVKQRLSEKPDGRLGYWGMVMNNIGKSPFVGYGSTQTKTYFNEMLKVTQSRERASAAEGDLHSGYLSTMFYFGIPAFVFFVLFNFSSIIYFGKLLPRHQFFAIPFLIALLYTVANGTNTLLFDKYISLPLAIHFGLAMGIRRRPEILQEIEGSITVKPKKVVPTKERVIERV, encoded by the coding sequence ATGGACGAACAAGTTGAGAAGGTCCCCCAGGGGCCTATAGTAGATGTAGAGTCAGCTATTCGCGATGCGATTGCTGCAGGGGCGAGTGATCTTCCATCTCCGGAGGAATTGGAATTCTCAACTGCTACTATGCTTGCCCTGGTAGCGATGTCTCTGCTCACTATTTATTTTGTATGGAAAAGCAAAGGCACACTTTTACAAAAGTTAATTGCTTTCCTCACTTGTCATTTCCTATTGACCGGTGAGTATGATTATGCCTATACCATACCGGCTCCGGGTTTTGAGTTCCAGCCCTCAAGGCTCCTGTTTTTTGCTTTCTCGGCCATACTTTTTGTCGATCATTTTTTCAAGCGAAAATTAAATAGTGAGAAAAATGATGGTCCAAAATCTTATGCCTGGTTTGAAATATGGCTCTTTTGCCTGGTGGTCTATAACATCATTTCCCAATTCTTTCACCTGGATGAATTGGAATTGAAAGAAGTGATTGTAACCAGTATGTATCAGTTATACATTCTGATCATCTACGTGACCATAAAAAAATATGCAAGCAAGGAATTGATGCGACTAATTGGAATCAGCATGATTTCAGGAGCAGTGATTGCCTCCTTTATAGCTATGTATCAATTTGTCATCGATCCACTCGCGATGCGGATCGGAGACTATAGAATTGCATTTGGCCCCCTTTTGAGAGCCAATGGTACCTTTACCAATGAATATTTCTATGCCTACTTTGTAATCATCGCCCTTTGCTGGACCATGATTTATGTCAAACGAATGATGCTTCGCAACATCCTGATGGCCATTTTTATTGTGGGAGTGTTCATTTCTTTTCAGAGAATGAGCTGGCTGATTTTGAGCCTGATCATGGCCCTCTATATTTTCAAAATCGCAAAAATTCGATATGATGTCCTCGCCTTCCTAAGCATTGGCGGCATGATTGTGCTCATAGCCATCAGCTTGATATTTTCCAGGCAAATCATGAACTCTACCCTGGTAAAACAACGGCTTTCTGAAAAGCCAGATGGCCGCCTGGGTTATTGGGGCATGGTGATGAATAATATAGGCAAGAGCCCTTTTGTAGGCTATGGAAGTACACAAACCAAGACCTATTTCAATGAAATGCTAAAGGTCACCCAAAGTAGGGAACGGGCCAGTGCAGCAGAAGGAGATTTGCATAGCGGATACCTATCAACGATGTTTTACTTTGGGATTCCAGCCTTCGTCTTTTTCGTTCTGTTCAACTTTAGTAGCATCATTTATTTCGGCAAATTATTGCCCAGGCATCAATTCTTTGCCATTCCTTTCCTAATCGCACTTCTCTACACAGTCGCAAACGGAACCAACACCCTTTTATTCGATAAATATATTTCACTTCCCCTTGCCATACATTTCGGACTGGCTATGGGAATTAGAAGACGGCCGGAAATCCTTCAGGAAATCGAGGGAAGCATTACTGTTAAACCTAAAAAAGTAGTACCAACAAAAGAGAGAGTTATTGAGAGGGTATGA